A single region of the Thermoleophilum album genome encodes:
- a CDS encoding GNAT family N-acetyltransferase: MGSEREHTGRGFARAPSGVTVATLDRGALRARTRELVDVYLDAYRGLERYAYSGRRRVALYVRWLWRGDPGGFLVAFAGDRAVGFAGCHRSWESGEHGIEAELHELVVVRDLHGQGVGSLLLRAVVASARARGARALGLAVASGNARAQRFYERHGFRAEGTRGDWLRMRLGLGDERS, encoded by the coding sequence GTGGGCAGCGAGCGCGAGCACACCGGCAGGGGTTTCGCGCGCGCGCCGTCCGGCGTGACCGTCGCGACCCTCGACCGTGGCGCCCTGCGCGCCCGCACGCGCGAACTCGTCGACGTCTACCTTGACGCCTACCGCGGGCTCGAGCGCTACGCGTACAGCGGTCGCCGGCGCGTGGCGCTGTACGTGCGCTGGTTGTGGCGGGGCGATCCAGGGGGTTTCCTCGTCGCGTTCGCCGGCGACCGCGCGGTCGGGTTCGCCGGCTGTCACCGCAGCTGGGAAAGCGGCGAGCACGGGATCGAGGCCGAGCTTCACGAGCTAGTCGTGGTGCGCGACCTACATGGGCAGGGCGTGGGGTCGCTGCTCCTGCGCGCTGTCGTCGCTTCCGCGCGGGCGCGCGGGGCGCGAGCGCTCGGGCTGGCGGTGGCTTCCGGTAACGCGCGCGCGCAGCGCTTCTACGAGCGCCACGGCTTTCGCGCCGAGGGGACGAGAGGCGACTGGCTGCGCATGCGCCTCGGCCTTGGTGACGAGCGGAG